One segment of Vallicoccus soli DNA contains the following:
- a CDS encoding dicarboxylate/amino acid:cation symporter, producing the protein MRRTPFWAQVLLGLVLGLVLGLIARAYDVAWLATTLDEVGSAFVGLLRLLVPPLVFTAVVASIVNLRGVANAARLAGRTLLWFAVTAAVSVTLGIVIGLVTDPGRSVTLSTEGATAPETTGSWTDFIGQLLPQNLVGAFGPDGSVLSVLALAIATGVAVLAVGPERTKPFTDLVDAVLAVVQKVLWWVIRLSPLGTLGLIGRSVAEYGWDLLGPLATFAVDVYVGCLVVLLVVYPLVLRFAAGLNPVKFFAGAWPALQLAFVSRSSVGTMPVTQRVTERLGVPKEYASFAVPLGATTKMDGCAAIYPALAAITVAQLFGVSLGLGDYLLIAFVSVVGSAATAGLTGAVVMLTLTLSTLGLPLAGVGLLLAIDPILDMVRTMTNVAGQALVPVVVAAREGVLDRSAYDSVRALEDVVLEAAPAAGVRAGDPVRA; encoded by the coding sequence GTGCGCCGCACGCCCTTCTGGGCCCAGGTGCTGCTCGGCCTCGTGCTGGGCCTCGTCCTCGGGCTCATCGCCCGCGCCTACGACGTCGCCTGGCTGGCGACCACCCTCGACGAGGTCGGCTCGGCCTTCGTCGGCCTGCTGCGCCTGCTCGTCCCGCCGCTGGTGTTCACCGCGGTCGTCGCGAGCATCGTCAACCTCCGCGGCGTCGCGAACGCCGCGCGCCTCGCCGGGCGCACCCTGCTGTGGTTCGCCGTCACCGCCGCCGTGTCGGTCACCCTCGGCATCGTCATCGGCCTGGTCACCGACCCCGGCCGCAGCGTCACGCTCTCCACCGAGGGCGCCACCGCGCCGGAGACCACCGGCTCCTGGACCGACTTCATCGGCCAGCTGCTGCCGCAGAACCTCGTCGGCGCCTTCGGCCCCGACGGCAGCGTCCTGTCGGTGCTCGCGCTCGCCATCGCCACCGGCGTCGCGGTCCTCGCGGTCGGCCCCGAGCGCACCAAGCCGTTCACCGACCTCGTCGACGCCGTCCTCGCCGTGGTGCAGAAGGTGCTCTGGTGGGTCATCCGCCTGTCGCCGCTGGGCACGCTCGGCCTCATCGGGCGCTCGGTCGCCGAGTACGGCTGGGACCTGCTCGGCCCGCTCGCGACCTTCGCCGTCGACGTCTACGTCGGATGCCTCGTCGTGCTGCTCGTGGTCTACCCGCTGGTGCTGCGCTTCGCCGCCGGCCTGAACCCGGTCAAGTTCTTCGCCGGCGCGTGGCCCGCCCTGCAGCTCGCCTTCGTCTCGCGCAGCTCGGTGGGCACCATGCCCGTCACCCAGCGCGTCACCGAGCGCCTCGGCGTGCCCAAGGAGTACGCCTCCTTCGCCGTGCCGCTGGGCGCGACCACCAAGATGGACGGCTGCGCGGCCATCTACCCGGCGCTCGCGGCGATCACCGTCGCGCAGCTGTTCGGCGTCAGCCTCGGCCTCGGCGACTACCTGCTCATCGCGTTCGTCTCCGTGGTCGGCTCGGCCGCGACCGCCGGCCTCACCGGCGCCGTCGTCATGCTGACGCTCACGCTGTCCACGCTGGGCCTGCCGCTCGCCGGCGTCGGCCTGCTCCTCGCGATCGACCCGATCCTCGACATGGTCCGCACCATGACCAACGTGGCCGGCCAGGCGCTGGTCCCCGTCGTCGTCGCGGCCCGCGAGGGCGTGCTCGACCGCAGTGCGTACGACTCCGTGCGCGCGTTGGAGGACGTCGTGCTCGAGGCGGCCCCGGCCGCAGGGGTGCGCGCGGGGGACCCCGTCCGCGCCTGA